Proteins from one Pseudomonas grandcourensis genomic window:
- a CDS encoding aspartate aminotransferase family protein — MPEDTLLQRRHRVLGSASPLFYDKPLHLVRGEGVWLFDVDGRRYLDVYNNVPCVGHCNPHVTEAMHRQATTLNIHTRYLDEQVVRYAERLTATFAESLDTAMFTCTGSEANELALRLARFASGGTGIIVSDYNYHGNSASLAEVTTALPSPEPFAAHARAVPIPCLYRAPAGTTEAQLAEQYAANIAAAIASMQAQGIRPAALLIDTLFANEGLPRVPASFVNKAAALIRAAGGLFIADEVQSGFGRTGDHLWGHQAHGVVPDIVTLGKPMGNGYPLAGLITHKALVESFGRHAMYFNTFGGSPVAAAVGMAVLDVIEQQQLLKNAQNVGAYVQQRLQVLAAKHSIIGDVRGKGLFFAMELVRDHTSKEPAGLEARKVVNDMRENGVLISKIGAGDNILKLRPPLVFGRDHADLFVDTLDSALSAI; from the coding sequence TGTTCTACGACAAGCCCCTGCACCTGGTGCGTGGCGAAGGCGTCTGGCTGTTCGACGTCGATGGCCGCCGCTACCTCGACGTCTACAACAACGTGCCCTGCGTCGGTCACTGCAATCCTCATGTGACCGAGGCCATGCACCGCCAGGCCACCACGCTGAACATCCACACCCGCTACCTGGATGAACAGGTGGTGCGCTATGCCGAACGCCTGACCGCGACCTTTGCAGAATCGCTGGATACCGCGATGTTCACCTGCACCGGCAGCGAGGCCAATGAGCTGGCGCTGCGCCTGGCGCGGTTCGCCAGTGGCGGCACCGGCATCATCGTCAGCGACTACAACTACCACGGTAACTCGGCGTCGCTGGCCGAAGTCACCACCGCCCTGCCCTCGCCGGAACCCTTTGCCGCCCATGCCCGCGCCGTACCGATTCCGTGCCTGTACCGGGCACCGGCCGGCACCACCGAGGCGCAACTGGCCGAACAATACGCAGCCAACATCGCGGCCGCGATTGCCTCGATGCAGGCCCAGGGCATTCGCCCGGCCGCGTTGCTGATCGACACCCTATTCGCCAACGAAGGACTGCCACGGGTACCGGCGAGCTTCGTCAACAAGGCGGCGGCGCTGATTCGCGCTGCGGGTGGCCTGTTCATCGCTGACGAAGTGCAGTCCGGATTCGGCCGTACTGGTGATCACCTGTGGGGCCATCAGGCCCATGGTGTGGTGCCGGACATCGTCACCCTCGGCAAACCGATGGGTAACGGCTATCCCCTGGCCGGGTTGATCACCCACAAGGCGCTGGTTGAATCCTTCGGCCGCCACGCCATGTACTTCAACACCTTCGGCGGCTCGCCGGTGGCGGCAGCGGTCGGCATGGCGGTGCTGGATGTGATCGAGCAACAGCAACTGCTGAAGAATGCGCAAAACGTCGGCGCCTATGTACAGCAACGCCTGCAAGTGTTGGCCGCCAAGCACTCGATCATCGGTGACGTACGCGGCAAGGGCCTGTTCTTCGCCATGGAACTGGTGCGCGACCACACCAGCAAGGAGCCGGCCGGGCTGGAGGCGCGCAAGGTGGTCAACGACATGCGCGAGAACGGCGTGCTGATCAGCAAGATCGGCGCTGGCGACAACATTCTCAAGCTGCGACCACCGCTGGTGTTCGGCCGCGACCACGCTGACTTGTTCGTCGACACACTGGACAGCGCCCTGAGCGCGATTTGA
- a CDS encoding phosphotransferase: MTEFHTLAFDTLSHDQQVTRLHELARHALQQWDGEFADIELVKFRENAVFSARRHDGQRVALRIHRNGYHCEAALRSELLWMEALAGAGITVPQIIRAQNESHLVEVTHQAIGEARHIDMLAWLPGATAGTSEAGVQADTEIDFLFNEAGAIAARIHLHSAEWQQPDEFVRHAWDEEGLIGTNPFWGRFWELAQLSDEQRDLLQQARRTARKDLRQYGRHLGNFGMIHADLVPENLLIEGPRLRLIDFDDAGFGWHMFELATALYFCLDDPRYEQIKAALLDGYNAVKPLTEADRKTLALFLMLRGTTYLGWIHTRQGTPTAIEMAPMLIERACLLAREYLQF; this comes from the coding sequence ATGACTGAATTCCACACCCTTGCATTCGACACCCTGAGCCATGACCAGCAAGTGACCCGTCTGCACGAACTGGCGCGCCATGCCCTGCAACAGTGGGACGGCGAATTCGCCGACATTGAACTGGTGAAATTCCGCGAGAACGCAGTGTTCTCCGCCCGCCGCCACGACGGCCAGCGGGTGGCCCTGCGCATCCATCGCAATGGCTATCACTGCGAGGCCGCGCTGCGCTCCGAGCTGCTATGGATGGAAGCCCTGGCCGGCGCCGGCATTACCGTGCCGCAGATTATCCGCGCGCAGAATGAAAGCCATCTGGTCGAAGTCACCCATCAGGCCATCGGCGAGGCGCGTCACATCGACATGCTCGCCTGGCTGCCCGGAGCCACCGCCGGCACTTCCGAGGCGGGTGTACAGGCCGATACCGAAATCGATTTCCTGTTCAATGAGGCCGGTGCGATTGCTGCGCGCATCCATCTGCATTCGGCGGAGTGGCAACAGCCGGACGAGTTTGTCCGGCATGCCTGGGATGAAGAAGGCCTGATCGGCACCAATCCGTTCTGGGGGCGTTTCTGGGAGCTTGCGCAGCTCAGCGACGAGCAACGGGATCTGCTGCAACAGGCCCGGCGCACGGCGCGCAAGGACTTGCGTCAATATGGTCGGCACCTGGGCAACTTCGGCATGATCCACGCTGACCTGGTGCCGGAAAACCTGCTGATCGAAGGCCCGCGCCTGCGCCTGATCGACTTCGACGATGCCGGGTTTGGCTGGCACATGTTCGAGTTGGCCACGGCCTTGTACTTCTGCCTGGATGACCCGCGCTATGAGCAGATCAAGGCGGCGCTGCTCGACGGCTACAACGCGGTCAAGCCGCTGACCGAGGCGGATCGCAAGACCCTGGCGCTGTTCCTGATGCTGCGTGGCACCACGTACCTGGGCTGGATTCACACCCGCCAGGGCACGCCGACAGCGATTGAAATGGCACCGATGTTGATCGAGCGGGCTTGTTTGTTGGCTCGGGAGTATTTGCAGTTCTGA
- a CDS encoding sigma-54 dependent transcriptional regulator has translation MSLITHPNARELTKSVRATVLVFKDPRSQELLSRIERLAPSEANTLIIGETGTGKELVARHIHHLSRRGREPFVAVNCGAFAETLVESELFGHEKGAFTGATTTKAGWFEAANGGTLFLDEIGDLPLNMQVKLLRVLQEREVVRLGSRTPIPINVRLVAATNVNLADAVVAGHFREDLFYRLHVATIRLPPLRERPGDILPLAAFFLEEHCQRLGYNRATLSVEAERKLLEHSWPGNIRELENSIHHALLVCRNQRVAPADLHLVDMRSSGIRHEQEQAVQTGHAVAGPINLEAALNALFEQNIPDLYEHIEETIFRAAYRFCHGNQLQTGRLLNISRNIVRARLEKIGELNKPLSVGES, from the coding sequence ATGTCGCTGATCACTCATCCAAACGCTCGCGAACTGACCAAGTCGGTCCGGGCCACCGTCCTGGTGTTCAAGGACCCGCGCTCCCAGGAACTGCTCAGCCGCATCGAGCGCCTGGCTCCGAGTGAAGCCAATACGCTGATCATTGGTGAAACCGGAACCGGCAAAGAACTGGTCGCAAGGCATATCCACCACCTGAGCCGCAGGGGGCGTGAACCCTTTGTTGCCGTCAACTGCGGTGCTTTTGCCGAAACCCTGGTGGAAAGTGAACTGTTCGGGCATGAAAAAGGCGCTTTCACTGGCGCGACCACGACCAAGGCCGGGTGGTTCGAAGCCGCGAATGGCGGGACGCTGTTCCTCGATGAAATCGGTGATCTGCCGTTGAACATGCAGGTCAAGTTACTGCGAGTCTTGCAGGAGCGTGAAGTGGTGCGCCTGGGGTCGCGTACGCCAATTCCAATCAACGTACGCCTGGTGGCCGCGACCAACGTCAACCTGGCGGATGCGGTGGTTGCCGGGCACTTTCGCGAGGATCTTTTTTATCGTTTGCACGTCGCCACGATTCGCCTTCCACCCTTGCGCGAACGGCCGGGAGACATCCTGCCGCTGGCTGCGTTTTTCCTCGAAGAGCATTGCCAGCGACTGGGCTACAACCGCGCCACTTTGAGTGTCGAGGCGGAACGCAAACTGCTGGAGCACAGTTGGCCGGGCAACATCCGTGAGCTGGAAAACTCGATTCACCATGCCTTGCTGGTGTGCCGCAATCAGCGGGTCGCTCCGGCGGATCTGCACCTGGTGGACATGCGTTCCTCGGGCATCCGCCATGAGCAGGAGCAAGCGGTGCAAACGGGCCACGCTGTTGCCGGACCGATAAACCTGGAAGCGGCGCTCAACGCATTGTTCGAACAGAATATTCCAGACCTGTATGAACATATCGAGGAGACCATCTTTCGCGCTGCTTACCGATTCTGCCATGGCAACCAGTTGCAGACCGGACGGTTGCTGAACATCAGCCGCAATATCGTTCGGGCGCGGCTGGAAAAGATTGGTGAGCTGAACAAACCATTGTCGGTCGGGGAGTCGTGA
- a CDS encoding ABC transporter substrate-binding protein yields the protein MKRFWRNSLLALTGLLLSATALAQQVPASVKIAIVAYTQGGKPVFGGIAGRVIEDGWLEQQLGQRGVKLDWIALPHAGAGPQINEGFSNNSIDFAVRGDLPSVIAGAGGVPGKLIVPGGSGNNIYLVVPAGSEAKSIEDLKGKRLALHRGRPWEFAFSNFLASKGLKLDDFKIANLNPQVGAAAVSAGKVDSAVLLSEAYALEDKGVGRILWSTKQGANDWRLVSDLWGTDSFVAQHPDITQLLATAWVKAAWWISQEQNQDAYYQLSSRAGTAESVLRRDDSNDPVAWKERWAPKSDQQLKAHYQALTAYALANHLIRDNYDITPSLATGFTNQALIDLKLTDYWPALRGQVSNNP from the coding sequence ATGAAACGTTTCTGGCGCAACAGCCTGCTCGCATTGACCGGTTTACTGCTCAGTGCCACCGCACTGGCCCAACAGGTACCGGCTTCCGTGAAGATCGCCATCGTTGCCTACACGCAAGGTGGCAAGCCGGTGTTTGGCGGTATCGCCGGCCGAGTGATCGAGGACGGCTGGCTTGAACAGCAACTGGGTCAACGCGGCGTGAAACTTGATTGGATCGCCCTGCCCCACGCCGGTGCCGGTCCGCAGATCAACGAAGGCTTCAGCAACAACAGCATCGACTTCGCCGTGCGCGGCGACCTGCCCTCGGTGATCGCTGGCGCGGGTGGCGTGCCGGGCAAGCTGATCGTCCCGGGTGGCAGCGGCAACAATATCTATCTGGTGGTGCCGGCCGGCTCCGAGGCCAAGAGCATTGAAGACCTCAAAGGCAAGCGCCTGGCCCTGCATCGCGGTCGTCCCTGGGAGTTCGCTTTCAGCAACTTCCTCGCCAGCAAAGGCCTGAAGCTCGACGATTTCAAGATCGCCAATCTCAATCCGCAAGTGGGCGCAGCGGCGGTGTCCGCCGGCAAAGTGGATTCGGCAGTGCTGCTCAGCGAGGCCTATGCCCTGGAAGACAAGGGCGTGGGCAGGATTCTCTGGTCGACCAAACAAGGTGCCAACGACTGGCGCCTGGTGTCGGATCTCTGGGGCACCGACAGTTTCGTCGCACAACATCCGGACATCACTCAGCTACTGGCGACTGCCTGGGTCAAGGCTGCGTGGTGGATTTCCCAGGAACAGAATCAGGACGCCTACTACCAGCTTTCCTCCCGCGCAGGCACGGCAGAAAGCGTGCTGCGCCGCGATGACTCGAACGATCCCGTGGCCTGGAAAGAGCGCTGGGCACCGAAGAGCGATCAACAGCTCAAGGCCCACTACCAGGCACTCACAGCCTATGCGTTGGCCAATCATCTGATTCGCGACAACTACGACATCACCCCTTCGCTGGCCACCGGTTTTACCAACCAGGCGCTGATCGATCTGAAACTCACCGACTACTGGCCGGCCCTGCGTGGCCAGGTCAGCAACAATCCATGA
- a CDS encoding lipase family protein, whose protein sequence is MKLPQKFVFGLSVLALSMSAMAAGAHAPKPDPLQGDGRVSAFYTWQETIPSTPGKLLRSEPLEKTLSLPNAASAQRILYSSTDGVDNKTPIVVSGTLFLPKGKAPAGGWPVASWGHGTVGVADVCAPSWQGRSYRDVQYLSRWLDEGYAIVATDYQGLGVPGGHPLLNNRMAAYGILDAAKAVIASVPGLANKVLIVGQSQGGAGAFASAAYAPTYAPDLGVKGSIGTGVIYTVGAKNVGEQDPDKVDASLAYGFYTLLAAQQYDPSINPRDFYTDKALPLFEQARTSCLAALVSDVVGVGLTPANAKKDYKGDQLALWQKQVSYPTLKLAQPIFIGTGAEDKTPAASTQVALMQDACKTGSVVEGHLYKGLGHSETVNASLKDSVPFAHKVINDQPITPICSPNVQ, encoded by the coding sequence ATGAAACTGCCGCAAAAATTCGTCTTCGGCCTGAGTGTCCTCGCGCTGTCCATGAGTGCCATGGCCGCGGGTGCACACGCGCCCAAACCCGACCCGCTGCAAGGTGATGGCCGAGTCTCGGCCTTCTACACCTGGCAAGAAACGATCCCGTCCACGCCGGGCAAGCTTCTGCGCAGCGAGCCATTGGAAAAAACATTGAGCCTGCCCAACGCGGCCAGCGCTCAACGGATTCTCTACAGCTCAACCGACGGCGTTGATAACAAGACCCCGATCGTGGTGTCGGGCACGTTGTTTCTACCCAAGGGCAAGGCACCCGCCGGTGGTTGGCCGGTCGCCAGTTGGGGCCACGGCACGGTCGGCGTAGCGGACGTGTGCGCGCCGTCCTGGCAAGGCCGCTCCTATCGCGACGTGCAGTACCTCAGCCGCTGGCTGGACGAAGGTTATGCCATTGTCGCCACCGATTATCAGGGCCTCGGCGTACCCGGTGGCCATCCGTTGCTGAACAATCGCATGGCCGCCTACGGCATTCTCGATGCGGCCAAAGCCGTGATCGCCAGCGTTCCCGGGCTGGCCAACAAAGTGTTGATTGTCGGTCAGTCCCAGGGGGGAGCGGGTGCGTTCGCCTCGGCGGCCTATGCCCCGACTTATGCGCCAGACCTCGGTGTCAAAGGCAGCATCGGCACCGGCGTGATTTACACCGTGGGCGCGAAAAACGTCGGTGAACAGGACCCGGACAAAGTCGATGCGTCCCTCGCCTACGGTTTCTACACCTTGCTGGCTGCCCAGCAGTACGACCCGAGCATCAACCCCAGGGATTTCTACACAGACAAGGCATTACCACTGTTCGAGCAGGCCCGCACCAGTTGCCTGGCGGCGCTGGTCAGCGATGTGGTCGGCGTGGGCCTGACCCCGGCCAATGCGAAAAAGGACTACAAGGGCGATCAGCTTGCCCTGTGGCAGAAACAAGTGTCCTACCCGACGCTGAAACTGGCCCAGCCGATTTTCATCGGCACCGGTGCCGAAGACAAAACCCCGGCGGCTTCGACCCAGGTTGCGCTGATGCAGGACGCCTGCAAAACCGGCTCAGTGGTTGAGGGCCATCTCTACAAAGGGCTGGGCCACAGCGAAACGGTCAACGCCTCGCTCAAGGACTCGGTGCCCTTCGCCCACAAGGTCATCAACGACCAGCCCATCACCCCGATCTGCAGCCCCAATGTGCAGTGA
- a CDS encoding LLM class flavin-dependent oxidoreductase, with translation MSIEFFTRLPLHGETQFLPGDPRNRGDWHRGGPSTGAVSAFNVGDHFTYIDYLGQIARAAEINGFGGALMVNAPSGEEPWTVCSLLARETRTLKFVTAFQPYHYTPWVAVQQAATYQRATGNRLVWNIINGGSDAIQRQVGDFSDHDERYERAIEFMDVVKGYWHNENFHYEGKFYKAEGGGLRGPLKKAELPLICTAGSSIPAREFAAKHADFYLMRAEHPDEIAALIADICERALKYGRTDICFGLSIDVISRETEELARTEAKRFFDEGIARGAVKAVAAHAGLRTARKLSYENEFAQKAETQGFDDFFIHPNVWTGFGYIGIPPGCALVGSYENVVARIREYNAIGIDLFFLAGYPHLEEAYRLGEHILPHFRNERVQLSRPSEAPLELRSANGPAGA, from the coding sequence ATGAGCATTGAATTTTTCACCCGCCTGCCCCTGCATGGCGAAACCCAGTTCCTCCCCGGCGACCCGCGCAACCGTGGGGACTGGCATCGTGGCGGCCCGAGCACCGGCGCGGTCTCGGCGTTCAACGTGGGCGACCACTTCACCTACATCGATTACCTGGGGCAGATCGCCAGGGCCGCAGAGATCAACGGTTTCGGTGGTGCCCTGATGGTCAACGCGCCCTCCGGCGAGGAGCCCTGGACAGTCTGCTCGTTGCTGGCCCGGGAAACCCGTACGCTGAAATTCGTCACGGCGTTCCAGCCCTATCACTACACGCCATGGGTGGCGGTGCAACAAGCCGCGACCTATCAGCGCGCCACTGGCAACCGCCTGGTCTGGAACATCATCAACGGCGGCTCGGACGCGATTCAGCGGCAGGTCGGTGACTTCAGCGACCACGATGAGCGCTATGAACGGGCCATCGAGTTCATGGATGTGGTCAAGGGCTATTGGCACAACGAGAACTTCCACTACGAGGGCAAGTTCTACAAAGCCGAAGGGGGTGGTTTGCGCGGGCCATTGAAGAAGGCCGAGCTGCCGCTGATCTGCACCGCTGGCTCATCGATCCCGGCTCGGGAGTTCGCGGCCAAACACGCCGACTTCTACCTGATGCGCGCCGAGCATCCGGATGAAATTGCCGCGCTGATTGCCGATATTTGCGAGCGTGCCTTGAAGTACGGGCGCACCGACATTTGTTTTGGCTTGTCGATCGATGTCATTAGCCGGGAGACCGAGGAACTGGCCCGCACCGAAGCCAAGCGTTTCTTCGACGAAGGCATCGCTAGAGGCGCGGTCAAGGCTGTGGCGGCCCATGCCGGTCTGCGCACCGCGCGCAAGCTCAGCTACGAAAACGAATTCGCGCAAAAGGCCGAGACCCAAGGCTTCGACGACTTTTTCATCCACCCCAACGTCTGGACCGGCTTCGGCTACATCGGCATTCCGCCCGGTTGCGCGCTGGTGGGCAGTTACGAAAATGTCGTGGCGCGGATTCGCGAGTACAACGCCATCGGCATCGACCTGTTCTTCCTCGCCGGCTACCCGCACCTGGAAGAAGCCTATCGCCTGGGCGAACACATCCTGCCGCACTTTCGCAATGAGCGCGTCCAGCTGAGTCGCCCGTCAGAAGCGCCGCTGGAGTTGCGTTCCGCCAACGGCCCGGCCGGAGCCTGA
- a CDS encoding ABC transporter substrate-binding protein, whose protein sequence is MSDDHSLFSRRDFLGHSALLGGGLLLGGGLLAGCGPSDDKPAVAVAIDDKPRYGGRLRLGILDGNQSGNLDAHKPIGSGIVRGFALYSKLWEWDEQMQPRLALAEFAEPNADASSWTLRLRPDLEFHHGKTIDADDLIFSIRRLTDPQLASPYAALLHWVDRDNLVKLDSRTLRLNFREGRSYMPLAETWVNFGGIVPVDYHPVSNPVGAGPYKLKSFTPGQRSLFTRFENYYKDGKPYADELEIIDFKDQVSRLAALRSGQIDMANVMPTEQLEVLQRDPRLKVVKSVTGNWLSFDMNLDKPPFNDPRVREAFRLLADREELVRRALNGQGRVANDLYAPSDPTFNHTLGPRPHDPQRAAQLLKEAGHENLELELVTTPGPGLTSALVLAEQAKRIGVTLKVKQVDLATFQGPLRNDWTLSTGGSIGAPFLASAIHTDAPFAVSNKTHFNDPQFSALFLAAMAQPDLEKRKALVHQVQQIQYERGGILIWGYADLLDSVANRVGGATAEESLFSTWRFEKLWLKDTA, encoded by the coding sequence ATGAGCGATGATCACTCATTATTCAGCCGCCGGGATTTTCTCGGCCACAGCGCGCTGCTGGGCGGTGGTTTGCTGCTCGGTGGCGGACTGCTCGCCGGCTGCGGCCCGAGCGACGACAAACCGGCCGTAGCCGTCGCCATCGATGACAAGCCGCGTTACGGCGGACGTCTGCGCCTGGGCATTCTCGACGGTAACCAGAGCGGCAACCTCGATGCGCACAAGCCCATCGGCAGCGGCATCGTTCGCGGCTTTGCCCTGTACAGCAAGCTGTGGGAATGGGACGAGCAGATGCAGCCGCGCCTGGCCCTGGCCGAATTCGCCGAGCCGAATGCCGATGCCAGCAGCTGGACCCTGCGCCTGCGCCCGGACCTGGAATTCCACCATGGCAAAACCATCGATGCCGATGACCTGATTTTCTCCATCCGCCGCCTCACCGACCCGCAGCTGGCGTCGCCCTATGCCGCGTTGTTGCACTGGGTGGACCGCGACAATCTGGTCAAGCTCGATTCACGCACCTTGCGCCTGAACTTTCGTGAAGGCCGCAGCTACATGCCGCTGGCGGAAACCTGGGTCAACTTTGGCGGGATCGTGCCGGTGGACTATCACCCGGTGTCCAACCCGGTGGGCGCCGGCCCGTACAAACTGAAAAGCTTCACCCCGGGTCAGCGTTCGTTGTTCACGCGGTTCGAGAACTACTACAAGGACGGAAAACCGTACGCCGATGAACTGGAAATCATCGACTTCAAGGACCAGGTATCGCGCTTGGCGGCACTGCGTTCCGGGCAAATCGACATGGCCAACGTGATGCCCACCGAACAGCTGGAGGTACTGCAGCGCGATCCACGACTGAAAGTAGTCAAATCGGTGACCGGCAACTGGTTGTCGTTCGACATGAACCTCGACAAACCGCCATTCAACGACCCACGGGTACGCGAGGCATTCCGCCTGTTGGCTGACCGGGAGGAGCTGGTGCGCCGGGCGCTCAATGGTCAGGGACGCGTGGCCAATGACCTTTACGCGCCCAGCGATCCCACCTTCAACCACACCCTGGGACCGCGCCCTCACGACCCGCAGCGTGCAGCACAACTGCTCAAGGAAGCCGGGCATGAAAACCTTGAACTGGAACTGGTGACGACACCGGGTCCGGGACTGACTTCAGCGCTGGTGCTGGCCGAACAGGCCAAGCGCATCGGTGTCACGCTCAAGGTCAAACAGGTCGACTTGGCCACGTTCCAGGGCCCGCTGCGCAACGACTGGACTCTGAGTACTGGCGGCAGCATCGGCGCGCCATTCCTGGCCAGCGCGATTCACACCGACGCACCGTTTGCCGTGTCGAACAAAACCCATTTCAACGATCCGCAGTTCAGCGCGCTGTTTCTGGCGGCCATGGCCCAGCCCGACCTGGAGAAGCGCAAGGCCCTGGTCCACCAGGTCCAGCAGATCCAGTACGAACGCGGCGGCATATTGATCTGGGGTTACGCCGATCTGCTCGACAGCGTGGCCAACCGCGTGGGTGGCGCGACGGCCGAAGAGTCGCTGTTCAGCACCTGGCGTTTTGAAAAACTCTGGTTGAAAGACACGGCATAA